A region from the Pseudopipra pipra isolate bDixPip1 chromosome 8, bDixPip1.hap1, whole genome shotgun sequence genome encodes:
- the EIF3A gene encoding eukaryotic translation initiation factor 3 subunit A, which produces MPVYFQRPENALKRANEFLEVGKKQPALDVLYDVMKSKKHRTWQKIHEPIMLKYLELCVDLRKSHLAKEGLYQYKNICQQVNIKSLEDVVRAYLKLAEEKTEAAKEESQQMVLDIEDLDNIQTPESVLLSAVSGEDTQDRTDRLLLTPWVKFLWESYRQCLDLLRNNSRVERLYHDIAQQAFKFCLQYTRKAEFRKLCDNLRMHLGQIQRHHNQSTAINLNNPDSQSMHLETRLVQLDSAISMELWQEAFKAVEDIHGLFALSKKPPKPQLMANYYHKVSTVFWKSGNALFHASTLHRLYHLSREMRKNLTQEEMQRMSTRVLLATLSIPITPERTDIARLLDMDGIIVEKQRRLATLLGLQAPPTRASLINDMVRFNVVQYVVPEVKELYNWLEVDFHPLKLSARVSKVLNWVKDQAEKEPELQLYVPHLQNNTILRLLQQVAQIYQSIEFARLCTLVPFVDAFTLERCIVDAARHCDLQVRLDHTTRTLSFGSDLNYCTREDAPLGPQLQSMPSEQIRNQLTAMSSALAKALAVIKPPHLMQEKEEQHQLAVTAFLKNSRKEHQRILARRQTIEERKERLESLNIQREKEELEQREAELQKVRKAEEERLRQEAKEREKERILQEHEQIKKKTVRERLEQIKKTELGAKAFKDIDIEDLEELDPDFIMAKQVEQLEKEKKELQERLKNQEKKIDYFERAKRLEEIPLIKTAYEEQRVHDMELWEQQEEERITTLQLEREKALEHKSRLSRMLEDRDLFEARLKASRRTVYEDKLKQFQERLAEERRNRLEERKKQRKEERRITYYREKEEEEQRLREEQLLKEREEKERIEREKREQEQREYQERVKKLEELEKKKRQREMEIEERERRREEERRGLDDPFSRKESRWGDRESESSWRRGGEPESEWRRAPVERDWRRGEPRDDERPFRRGDDLPRRGDDLPRRGPAEEKERPSTESAEDRPPRREGDEDRPPRREGEEDRPPRRGLDDDRPPRRALDDDRGSWRAADDDRGPRRGMDDDRPPRRAMDDDRGPRRGMDDDRPPRRALDDDRGPRRGLDDDRPPRRGLDDDRGSWRAADDDRGPRRGMDDDRPPRRALDDDRPPRRGLDDDRGSWRAADDDRGPRRGLDDDRGPRRGLDDDRGPRRGLDDDRGPRRGLDDDRGPRRGLDDDRGPWRNADDDRLSRRDDDRGPWRGGDDSRPGPWRPFGKPGGWREREKAREDSWGPPRDSRPSGDREWDRDKDRDENEKDREFDRERDFDRDDRFRRPRDDAGWRRGPAEETSSWRDSGRREEWDRGGRDMRDRRSDDREPPLRRGPPLRSDREEPSSWRRAEDRREERGEEREPVRRSAPAPAAPPAAAPPPASKERERDGEKEKGSWKTEKEREPVRRTKNETDEEGWTTVRR; this is translated from the exons aTGCCGGTGTACTTCCAGCGGCCCGAGAACGCCCTGAAGCGGGCGAACG AATTCCTTGAGGTTGGCAAAAAGCAGCCTGCCCTCGATGTTCTCTATGATGTTATGAAAAGTAAGAAACACCGAACATGGCAGAAGATCCACGAGCCGATTATGCTGAAGTACCTGGAGCTCTGCGTGGATCTCCGCAAGAGTCACCTGGCAAAAGAAGGACTGTACCAGTACAAGAATATTTGCCAGCAG GTTAACATCAAGTCTTTGGAGGATGTTGTTCGAGCCTATTTAAAATTagctgaagaaaaaacagaagcagctAAGGAAGAATCCCAGCAGATGGTACTGGACATAGAAGACTTGGATAACATTCAAACTCCAGAAAG TGTTCTTCTGAGTGCTGTAAGTGGAGAAGACACTCAGGATCGTACTGACCGACTGCTTTTGACACCCTGGGTTAAATTTCTATGGGAATCCTACAGACAGTGTTTGGATCTTCTCCGAAATAATTCTCGAGTGGAACGCCTGTACCATGACATTGCACAGCAAG CTTTCAAGTTCTGCCTGCAGTACACGCGCAAGGCCGAGTTCCGTAAGCTCTGCGACAACCTGCGGATGCACCTGGGGCAGATCCAGCGCCACCACAACCAAAGCACAGCCATCAACCTCAACAATCCCGACAGCCAGTCCATGCACCTGGAGACCAGGCTTGTGCAGCTCGACAGTGCCATCAGCATGGAGCTGTGGCAG gaaGCTTTCAAAGCAGTGGAAGATATTCATGGACTATTTGCACTGTCTAAGAAACCACCCAAACCACAACTGATGGCAAATTACTATCACAAAGTTTCCACTGTCTTCTGGAAATCAGGAAATGCTCTCTTTCATGCATCCACCCTTCACCGACTTTATCACTTATCAAGAGAAATGCGAAAGAATCTCACACAAGAGGAGATGCAGAG GATGTCTACTCGAGTCCTTTTGGCCACTCTGTCAATCCCTATAACTCCTGAGAGGACGGATATCGCTCGCCTCCTGGACATGGATGGCATCATCGTGGAGAAGCAGCGGCGCCTGGCaaccctgctggggctgcaggccCCACCCACACGTGCCAGTCTCATCAATGATATG GTCAGGTTCAACGTAGTGCAATATGTTGTCCCAGAAGTGAAAGAACTTTACAACTGGCTTGAAGTAGACTTTCACCCGCTCAAGTTAAGCGCCCGTGTCAGCAAG GTTCTCAACTGGGTGAAAGACCAAGCTGAAAAGGAACCTGAACTGCAGCTCTATGTTCCTCACCTGCAAAACAATACCATTCTTCGCCTTCTGCAGCAG GTGGCCCAGATTTATCAGAGCATTGAGTTTGCTCGCCTGTGTACCCTGGTTCCTTTCGTGGATGCTTTCACGCTGGAGCGTTGTATCGTGGATGCTGCCAGGCACTGTGACTTACAA gttCGCCTTGATCACACCACCCGGACACTGAGTTTTGGTTCAGATTTGAATTACTGTACTAGAGAAGATGCCCCACTAGGCCCTCAGCTCCAAAGCATGCCTTCTGAGCAGATTAGAAACCAGTTGACTGCTATGTCCTCAGCTCTGGCTAAGGCTCTTGCAGTCATTAAGCCTCCTCACTTAATG CAAGAGAAGGAAGAACAACATCAGCTGGCAGTCACCGCCTTCTTGAAGAACTCGAGGAAGGAGCACCAGCGCATTCTGGCGCGTCGTCAGACCAtagaggagaggaaagagcGCCTGGAGAGTCTGAACATCCAGCgggagaaggaagagctggaacaacgggaggcagagctgcagaaggTCCGGAAAGCTGAAGAGGAGAGGCTGCGCCAGGAGGccaaggagagggagaaggagcgGATCCTGCAGGAGCATGAGCAGATCAAAAAGAAGACTGTTCGGGAGCGCCTGGAGCAGATCAAGAAAACTGAACTGGGAGCCAAAGCCTTTAAAGATATTGATATTGAG GATCTTGAAGAATTGGATCCTGACTTCATTATGGCTAAACAAGTTGAacagctggaaaaagaaaagaaggaacttcaggaacGTCTGAAGAATCAGGAGAAAAAG ATTGACTATTTTGAAAGAGCGAAGCGCTTAGAAGAAATTCCTTTAATAAAGACTGCATATGAGGAACAAAGAGTGCATGATATGGAGCTGTGGGAGcaacaggaagaagaaagg atCACCACCCTGCAGTTGGAGCGTGAGAAAGCCCTTGAGCACAAGAGCAGACTCTCCAGGATGTTGGAGGATAGAGATTTATTTGAAGCCAGGCTCAAAGCATCCCGAAGAACAGTTTATGAG GATAAGCTCAAGCAGTTCCAGGAGCGGTTGGCAGAAGAGAGGCGGAATCGCCTGGAGGAGCGCAAGAAACAGCGCAAAGAGGAGAGACGGATCACCTACTacagagagaaggaggaggaggagcaaaGGTTACGAGAAGAGCAGCTGCTTAAAG AGCGCGAGGAGAAGGAGCGCATCGAGCGCGAGAAGCGCGAGCAGGAGCAGCGGGAATACCAGGAGAGGGTCAagaagctggaggagctggagaagaaaaaacgGCAGAGGGAGATGGAGATAGAGGAAAGGGAGCGTCGCcgggaagaggaaaggagaggctTGGATGACCCATTTTCAAGGAAG GAGTCTCGTTGGGGTGACAGGGAGTCTGAAAGCtcctggaggagaggaggggagccAGAATCCGAATGGCGCCGAGCACCAGTGGAAAG AGATTGGCGTCGAGGAGAGCCAAGGGATGATGAAAGACCTTTCCGGCGAGGGGATGATCTGCCTCGCCGGGGGGATGACCTGCCCCGACGTGGTCCTGCCGAGGAAAAGGAACGTCCTTCCACCGAATCAGCGGAGGACAGGCCACCGAGGCGAGAAGGGGACGAGGACAGGCCTCCTAGgcgggaaggggaagaggacaGGCCGCCCAGACGAGGATTGGATGATGACAGGCCGCCCAGGCGCGCCTTGGATGATGACAGAGGGAGCTGGCGAGCTGCGGATGACGACAGGGGTCCCAGGCGTGGAATGGATGACGACAGGCCGCCCAGACGTGCCATGGATGATGACAGGGGTCCCAGGCGTGGAATGGATGACGACAGGCCACCCAGACGTGCTTTGGATGACGACAGGGGTCCCCGGCGCGGGCTGGATGACGACAGGCCACCCCGGCGCGGCTTGGACGATGACAGAGGGAGCTGGCGAGCCGCGGACGACGACAGAGGGCCCCGGCGTGGAATGGATGATGACAGGCCACCCAGACGGGCTCTGGATGATGACAGGCCACCCAGGCGTGGGCTGGATGATgacaggggcagctggagagctgcGGATGACGACAGGGGTCCCCGGCGAGGGCTGGATGACGACAGGGGTCCCCGGCGAGGGCTGGATGACGACAGAGGGCCCAGGCGAGGGTTGGATGACGACAGAGGGCCCAGGCGAGGGTTGGATGACGACAGAGGGCCCAGGCGAGGGTTGGATGACGACAGGGGGCCGTGGCGTAACGCTGACGATGACAGGCTCTCCAGGAGAGACGATGACAGGGGGCCCTGGCGTGGTGGGGATGATTCAAGGCCAGGTCCTTGGAGGCCATTTGGTAAACCAG GGGgatggagagaaagagagaaggccCGTGAGGACAGCTGGGGCCCTCCACGAGACTCCAGACCTTCAGGAGACCGTGAGTGGGACAGAGACAAAGATCGGGATGAAAACGAGAAGGACCGGGAATTCgacagagagagagatttcGATCGAGACGATCGTTTCAGGCGCCCCAG GGATGATGCTGGTTGGAGAAGAGGCCCAGCTGAGGAAACTTCTAGCTGGAGAGATTCAGGTCGCCGTGAGGAGTGGGACAGAGGTGGCCGTGACATGAGGGATCGCCGCAGCGATGACAGAGAGCCACCCCTCAGGAGAGGGCCCCCCCTCAGATCAGACCGGGAAGAAC CGAGCTCCTGGCGCCGCGCTGAGGACAGGAGAGAGGAACGGGGAGAGGAGCGGGAGCCAGTCCGGAGATCAGCccctgctcccgctgctcctccagctgctgctcccccaccGGCATCCAAAGAGCGGGAGAGAGAcggggagaaggagaagggctCCTGGAAAACGGAGAAGGAGCGGGAGCCCGTGCGCCGTACTAAGAACGAGACAGACGAGGAAGGGTGGACCACTGTACGACGTTAA